A stretch of DNA from Halorubrum sp. BOL3-1:
GCGCGCGCGCCAGCGCCTTGAACAGCGCCTCGACCTCGTGGTGGGCGTTGTCGCCGCGCTCGACCGCGGCGTGGAGCGTCAGCCCGGCGTTGTGCGCCAGAGAGAGCGCGAAGTGGTCGGCCATGACGCTGTTGAACTCCCCGACAGACTCCTGTGAGAACTCGCCGGAGAACTCGTAGTACGGGCGTCCAGCCACGTCGACGACGACGCTCGCGACCGCCTCGTCGAGGGGGACCCGCCGGTCGGCGTACCGTCGAATTGCGCGCTTGTCGCCCAGCGCCTCGTCGAACGCCTCGCCGAGGCAGATCGCCACGTCCTCGACGGTGTGGTGGTCGTCGATGTCGAGGTCGCCGTCACACCGGACCGTGAGGTCGAACAGGCCGTGCTTCGCGAACGACTCCAGCATGTGGTCGTAGAAGCCGATCCCGGTCGATATCTCGCTGTCGCCGTCGCCGTCGACAGCGAGCGTCAACTCGATCGTCGTCTCCGCGGTCTCGCGGGTGACCGCCGCGGTCCGGTCGTGCTCGCTCATACCTGTCCGTCGCGGGCGCCTCTTAAGGGGATTGCGGGGGAGCAGACATTGGTTATAAATCGGATTGCGGTGGCGCCGCCGGCGGTAGAGCCGCCGGCTACCGGAGAATCTCCGATTCTCGCTGGAGTCGGTCGCCGGAGCGAAGCGACGGCGACTGACAGGGCGAGAGCTTCGCTCTCGCTTGCAACCGGCGCGCAGCGCCGGTGACGAGGCTGGGGAGGTGTGAGGTGCTGTGCGGGGCGGGACTCGAAGGGGCGGCCGTGAGGCGGGGCTTCGGTGGTCTGGGTCACGGAATCGAACGCGACGGAACTGGTCGATCCGCCGAAAACGCACACCGGATATCGGTATCAGACCTCGTCGGCCGCCTTTTGCGCCTCCCGCAGCGTGAACTCGCCCTCGTAGAGCGCGGTCCCGACCACGACCGCGGCCGCGCCCGCCTCCTTCAGCGCGACCACGTCGTCGACCGACGCAACCCCCCAGAGGCTATCACGGGAATATCGACCGCGTCGACCACGCTCTCGACCGCCTCGCGGTCGATCCCCGCCAACTGTCCCTCCACGTCGACGTTCGTAAAGAGGATCGCGCGCGCACCGAGCTCCTCGTAGCGGGCCGCCGCCTCTGCGGGGTCGAGACCGGTCCCCTCTGTCCAGCCCGAGACGACGACCTCGCCACCTTTCGCGTCGAGGCTGACGACGACGCTGTCGGGGTGGGTCTCGTCGATAGCCGCGACGATCTCGGGCGTCTCGACCGCCGCGGTCCCGAGGATGACGCGGTCGAGGCCCAGGTCGAGGAGGTCGCGCGCGCCCTCGGCGGCCCGGATGCCGCCGCCGAGCTGGAGACCGACCTCGTCCGGCACGCTCTCCACGACCGACTCGATCGCGGCGGCGTTGACGCGCTCGCCCTCGAACGCGCCGTCGAGGTCGACGAGGTGGAGCGTGCGGGCGCCCGCGTCGATCCAGCGCTCGGCGGCGTCGACCGGGTCGCCGTAGCGTTTGCCCGTGCCGCGCTCGCCGCCGACCAGCTGGACGACCTCGCCGTCCTGGACGTCGACGGCGGGGATAACCTCGAACTCGGGAAAGTGGTTCATGTCGGGTCGGAGCCGCGGACGCGGATTAAACGGGTCGGTTCGGACGGCGAACGAGAGGCCCCCGAGCCGAGACCGCTCACTCGACCGAGATGAGCAGCTGCGAGACGTCCTCGTCGAAGGCGGCCGGGTCGGTCGCGAGCGCGGCGGCCGCGTCCTCGCCGGCGAGCTCCGTCACGGCCGTCTCCGCGTCGACCAGGTCCGGGAGCGCCTCGTCGACGACCTCGATCAGCGGGTTCGTCGGGTACGCGCCGCCGGCGACGATCACGTCCGTCCCGTCGTGCCAGACGCCGAGGCGGGACTCCGTCTCGACGGTCTCGTCGACCGGGCCGGTCGAGCCGTCCGGCAGGGGGAACTCGCCGGCGAGCGCGAACGCGCCCGCCAGCCGCCACGCCGTCGCGGTGTGGCCGCTCCGTACCGTCGTCGTCCCCTCGTCGACGATCTCCACGTCCTCGATCCCGCTGTTCCGGAGCTGCGCGCGGAACGCGTCGACCGCGGCGGTCTCGACCTCCTCCATGAGCCGGCCGCGGCCGACGCCCGCGGGCAGCTGGTCGACCGCCGGCCGGAGGTCGATCCGGGTGGCGAAGAAGACCACGGGCGAGCCCGCGGTGTCGAACGTCTCCGCGAGCGCCTCCGCGACGTCGACGTACTCGTAGACCAGCGTGCGCTCGCGCGCCCGGACCGTCACCGGCCCGTACGACTGCTCGAAGACGGTGCTGGCGGACTCGTCGATCCGCCGCCAGTCGTCGATCCGGTCGCTGGTCACCGTAGGCGCCGGCACCGGACCGTCGCGGCCGCCCAGACAGCCTGCCAGCCCGACCAGCCCGAGGCCCCCGGCGCCGGCCAGCAGTCGCCGCCGCGTGGTTTCCGTCGACCGCCCCGTCGATGAGTCGTTCACGACGGCCCGAACGACGGGACGGGACAAAGCGGTGTCGACGGCGAGGTCTCCCCGGACGAGTCGACGACGGCGCGACCGACACGGATCCCTTATGTAACCACCGAGTACAACAACCGAGTGATGACTACCGACGAGAGCGAGACGCGGCGGCGACGTGCCCGGCCACGCACCCGACGACGGTTCCTGACGGCGGCCGGGACGGCCGGGGCCGCCGCGCTGGCGGGCTGTAGCGCCGAGCAGGTCGACGACGGTGACGGGAACGACGGAGGCGACGGGGGCGGAGGCGGCGGGAACGGTACCGACGGGGACGACGGCAGCGACGGCGACGACGAGCCGCCGACGCTGACGGTCGCCACCTACACCAACTTCATCGACGCGCCCTCCGTGAGCCCCGGCGAGTGGCTCAAAGAGGAGTTCGAGAGCCGCTACGACGCCGAGTTAGAGTGGGCGACGCCCGACAACGAGGTGAACTACTACGTCGAGCGCGCGGCCTCGGGCGCGGGCGTCGACGCCGACCTCTACGTCGGCCTCACCACCGAGGACCTCGTGCGCGTCGACGAGGAGGTCGACGCCGACCTCTTCGCGGAGCGGGGCGAGGTCGACGGGTTCGACGGCGTCCGGGAGGGGCTCCTGTTCGACCCGTTCGACCGGGCCGTCCCGTTCGACACCGGCTACATCAGCCTCGTGTACGACGGGACCGCCGCGGAGGCGCCCGAGACGTTCGAGGGCCTGCTCGACGACGAACACGCCGGCGCGCTCATCGCGCAGAACCCCGGCGCGTCCTCGACCGGCCGCGCGTTCCTCCTCCACACGGTCAACCGCTTCGGGGACGGCGGCGTCGCGAGCGACGGCGACGGGGAGACGGTCGAGGGCGAGGACGGCGACTCCGAGTATGACTACCTCGACTACTGGGCGGACCTCCAGGCGAACGACGTGCGCGTCCTGGGCGACTGGGACGAGGCGTACACCGCTTGGAGCAACGGGGAAGCGCCGATGGTCGTCTCATACTCCACCGATCAGGTGTTCGCGGACATGGAGGGTCAGGACCTCGAAAAGCACCAGATCCGATTCTTGAACGACCAGGCGTACGCGAACCCCGAGGGGATGGCCGTCTTCGCCGACGCCGACGAGCCCGACCTCGCCCGGCAGTTTATGTCGTTCATGCTGGAGCCGGACGTGCAGGGCGAGATCGCCCAGCGCAACGTCGCGTTCCCGGCGATCGGTGACGCCGAGCTGCCGAGCGACTACGCCGAGCTGGCACAGGAGCCGGCCGACCCGGTGACGTTCACCTACGACGAGCTCCGGGGCTCGGCCGACGCGTGGGTCGAGGCGTGGGAGCGACAGTTCGCCGGGAACTAAGCGCGTGAGTCGAGGGACCGACCGAGTGACCGACGACCGCGGCCGCACGGGAGGCGGAGACGGACCGCTGGCCCGAGTTCGGGAGGCGATCGAAACGCGCGCGCTGACCGCGCTCGCGGTCCTCACCAGCGCCGCGCTCGTTGTCGCGTTCTACTACCCGACCGCGACCGTCCTCGTCGAAGCGGTCGTCGTCGACGGCGCGCTCACCCTCTCCGTCTTCGCCGAGGTGCTCACTGACCCCTTCTACTTCGGGGAACTCGCGCGACTGTTATCCGGTGAGTCGCCGGTCGAGGTCACGCGCGCGCTGCTCTCGTCGGAGCGCCGGCTGGGGATCGTCGGGTTCACCGCGTATCAGGCGGTCCTCTCGACGGTCGCGAGCGTTGCCCTCGGGCTCCCGGCCGCGTACCTGCTCGCGCGCTTCGAGTTCCCCGGCCGGCGGACGATACGCTCGCTCACCATCGTCCCGTTCGTCCTCCCGTCGATCATGGTCGCGGTCGGGTTCGTCGCCACGTTCGGGCAGAACGGCACTCTGAACGCCGCCCTCTCCGCCGTCGGCCTCCCGCGAGTCGACCTCATGTTCACCCTCGAAGCCGTGGTGATCGCCCACGCGTTCTACAACGCGCCGCTCGTGGCGCGCGTGACGACCGCGGCGTGGGAGTCCGTCGACGCGAGCGCGGTCGAGACCGCGCGGAGCCTCGGCGCCGGCCCGGTGCGGGCGTTCCTCGACGTCGTCGCGCCACAGGTGTACCCGGCCGTGCTGACGGGCGCGGCGCTGACGTTCGTGTTCACGTTCGGCACGTTCCCCATCGTCCTCGCGCTCGGCGGGTTCGAGCTGGCGACGGTCGAGGTGTTCGTCTACCGACTGGTGAGAGACCTGAGCTACGCCGAGGCCGCCGCGCTGGCGGTCGTCGAACTGGGGATATCGCTCGGCGTCCTCCTCGCGTATCTCCGGTACGAGGCCCGGAACTCGACCGACACGCGCGGGGCGCGGCCGCTGCCGCGGCGGCCGCTCGTCCCGCCGACTCCCTCGCTCCGCGAGCTGCTGCCGCGGGCGGGGCTGGCCGCCTACGCGGCCGTCGCCGGGGTCGTCTTCCTCGCGCCGATCGCGTCGATGGCGCTCGCGTCGGTGACGGCCGGCGACGGCGCGCTCACGCTGGACCACTACCGGTTCCTGGTCGAGCGCCAGCAGACGGGGGCGGCGTTCCAGGTGCGGCCGTGGCCCGCGATCCGGAACTCGCTCGCGTTCGCGGCGGCCGCGACCCTGCTCGCGCTCCCGATGGGCGTCGTCGTCGCGGTGCTGACCACGCGCCGGTACCGCGGGCGGACGCTGGTCGACGCGGCCGCGATGGCGCCGCTTGCGGTGTCGGGGATCATCGTCGGACTCGGACTGCTCCGGGGTCTCGTGTTCGGGGTCGAGGTCGCCGGCTGGCGGATCGCGGCCGGCGGCACGGTCGCCATCGTGGTCGCGCACGCGGTCGCGGGCTACCCGTTCGTCGTGCGTACCGTCTCGCCCGGACTCGCCGGACTGGACCGGTCGGTCGTCGAGTCCGCCCGGGCGCTCGGTGCGTCGCGGGCGCGGGTGATCCGCGACGTGGAACTGCCGCTCGTCTGGCCGGCGGTCGTCGCGGGCGCCGCGTTCGCGTTCGCGATCTCGATCGGGGAGTTCACCTCGACCGTCGTGCTGGCCACGGGCGCCGACGCGTACACGATGCCCGTCGCGATCGAACGGTTCATCGGGCGGCGGCTCGGACCGGCGACCGCCATGGGCGTCGTCCTGCTGGTCGTCACCGGACTCAGCTTCGTCGTCATCGAGCGGCTTGGAGGTGAGACGCGTGGACTCTGAGGACGCGTCCGAGGTCGACCCCGCGGTCGCCGTCGAACTCGACGGCGTGACGAAGCGCTACGGTGACGCGACCGCGGTCGAGGACGTGAGCCTCCGAGTGCGCGAGGGGGAGTTCTTCACGCTCGTCGGTCCCTCCGGCTGCGGGAAGACGACGACGCTCCGGCTGATCGCGGGGTTCGAGGAGCCGACCGCGGGGACGGTCCGCTTCGCCGGCGAGTCGGTGGCGGGCGTGCCCCCGGAGGACCGCGACGTCGGCGTCGTCTTCCAGAACTACGCGCTGTTCCCGCACATGACCGTCGGGGAGAACGTCGCGTACGGACTCAACTTCGCGGCCCCGCCCGAGGGCGTCACGCGCGACGAGCGCGTCGCGGGGCTGCTCGACCTGGTCCATCTTCCGGACGCCGCCGACCGCGACCCGGGGAGCCTCTCGGGCGGGCAACAGCAGCGGATCGCGATGGCGCGGGCGCTCGCGCCCGGTCCCGACGTGCTCCTCCTGGACGAGCCGATGAGCGCGCTCGACGCCCGCCTCCGCGAGCGGCTCCGCGCTCAGGTCAAGGAGATTCAGTCCGAACTCGGGATCACCACCGTCTACGTCACCCACGACCAGGAGGAGGCGCTGGCCGTCTCCGACCGCGTCGCAGTCATGCGCGACGGGACGCCCGAGCAGGTCGCCGCACCGCGGACCGTCTACCGCGAGCCGGCCACGCGGTTCGTCGCGGAGTTCGTCGGGGACAACAACGCCTTCGCGGGCGGAGTCGTCGAGGCGGTCGAGAGGGAGCTCGCGGTCGACGTCGACGGCGCCGACGAGACGCTTCGCGTCGAGGTCGGCGGCGGGACCGCCCCCGTCCCCGAACCCGGCGACCGCGTCGCCTTCTGCGTGCGCCCGGAACACCTCCGGGTCGCGGGCGACGGAGACGCGGGGGCGACGACCGGCGACGCCGGTGCGACGAGCGACGACGCGGAAAACTCCATGCGCGCGACCGTCGCCAGCGCGGAGTTCCTCGGGGAGACCACCAGAGTCACCCTCGACTGGGGCGACCGCGGGCTGCTCGTCCGCGCCGTCGACCCCCTCGACGGCGAGGTGGTCGTCTCGTTCGCCCCCGGCGACGCGCATCTGATCGGCGTCGAATCTCGGCGGTAGACGACGCAATCGAGTTCTGCGGTGGCGCGTGCGGACGAGCGCCCGCAGGGCGCGAGTCGCACGCGCGAGGTCGCCGGCGCTATAGTGATCGTCATAATATTTGAATAGATAGGAAGCGATCTATCCATGATTCTGCGAAGCTTATCCGATCGGCGTAGTCGTGAAAGACCGAACAGATCAGTTCTCGATACCTTTCAAGATCTGACGCGTCAAGCGGTGAGAGATCACGTTTTACGCTTTTCCAGATCTGTTCGATCGGATTGAGATCCGGCGAATACCGCGGCAGTGCTACTCTGTGTAGATCGTGTTTATTTACTACCTTATCGACATACTCGGCAAAGTGAGACGAAAAGTTATCGCAGATGAGTATGATCGGTTGATCTGAGTTCTTCTCACGTATCTTGAGGGAAAAAATCGCCCACAGATTCCTTGCTCAGATCGTCTTTACACGAGACAACGCTGGTTCCGTTCAATGCGTAAAATCCGAAGACGACATCGTCAAAGTTCGCTGTCGGCGTCTCTTTTTTCAGGGTTGGTCGGCCGAAGCTCCACAGCCGCCGGCTGTTGTCTGTTGGACGAGGCCAGGCTTCGTCGAGAAACCCGACGACGACACCGCCGTCAGTCACTGTATCGTCGTCGAGGTCGTCGAGAGCGGCCTCGAGACGCTCTTCGAGTTGTTCTTCTGCGTCGTCAGGCCGATCTGGCGACTCTGGTCGCGGGATCGCATAATTTAATCCAAGTTTATTGAGAAGTCGCGATGTATGTCGCTGAGAGTATGATACATCGAACCCATCTTCGATGAGCTGTTGAACTTGATGGGTGGTAAGTGGTTGATGCTGTTTGAGGACCTCTTGAAGCCGGTCGCGTTGGTGCTCGTCAAGTTTTGGTGGGCGCCCGTCACCAGAATCTGGTCGAAGACCGCCCACAGCGTCGTTGTTCCAGCGATCAACCCAGCGGCTCGCGGTCGGCGTCGTGACGCCGACACGTGTCGCCGCTTCCGTGAGCGTATCACCGAGATAGATATTTTTGATCAGACATAATCGCCGGACGAGATAGGGTTCTTTGTCAGATTGAGCTTGATCGATCGCCTCATCGAGTTCCTCTTCACTCAGATGTTCGAGGTAATCTTTTGATGGTCCAGGCATAGTTCATACTCATACTCCAACATTACAAATTCTTCGACTATCACTAACGCGCCGGCTGCCAGAGAATCTCCGATTCTCGCTGGAGTCGACCGGTCGGAGCGAAGCGGAGGCCGGTCGACGAGGCTGGGGAGGTGTGAGGTGCGGTTGCGGTGCTGGCGGGGCGGGATTCGAAGGGGCAGTCGCGAGGACGACGCAGACGACGCAAGCACCACAGGGAGCGAACGGAGTGAGCGACCGAGGCGCGCAGCGAGTGTGCGTCGTCCTCGCGACTGGGGCTTCGGCGGTCTCGGTCGGATCGGTCGTGACGACCTTGTCTGAGGCATCTAGTCGCTGAGGAGTGCGAATTTTATCATGAAGGCCCACACAAAACGTGTTTTGAACGGGATTTTTGATACTGTAAGTGTATGGCTCACAGCCGGGAGACCATCTTCCACGGTCACACGAGTTGGT
This window harbors:
- the hisB gene encoding imidazoleglycerol-phosphate dehydratase HisB — protein: MSEHDRTAAVTRETAETTIELTLAVDGDGDSEISTGIGFYDHMLESFAKHGLFDLTVRCDGDLDIDDHHTVEDVAICLGEAFDEALGDKRAIRRYADRRVPLDEAVASVVVDVAGRPYYEFSGEFSQESVGEFNSVMADHFALSLAHNAGLTLHAAVERGDNAHHEVEALFKALARALDDATRIDERRSDTPSTKGEL
- a CDS encoding thiamine ABC transporter substrate binding subunit gives rise to the protein MTTDESETRRRRARPRTRRRFLTAAGTAGAAALAGCSAEQVDDGDGNDGGDGGGGGGNGTDGDDGSDGDDEPPTLTVATYTNFIDAPSVSPGEWLKEEFESRYDAELEWATPDNEVNYYVERAASGAGVDADLYVGLTTEDLVRVDEEVDADLFAERGEVDGFDGVREGLLFDPFDRAVPFDTGYISLVYDGTAAEAPETFEGLLDDEHAGALIAQNPGASSTGRAFLLHTVNRFGDGGVASDGDGETVEGEDGDSEYDYLDYWADLQANDVRVLGDWDEAYTAWSNGEAPMVVSYSTDQVFADMEGQDLEKHQIRFLNDQAYANPEGMAVFADADEPDLARQFMSFMLEPDVQGEIAQRNVAFPAIGDAELPSDYAELAQEPADPVTFTYDELRGSADAWVEAWERQFAGN
- a CDS encoding ABC transporter permease — encoded protein: MSRGTDRVTDDRGRTGGGDGPLARVREAIETRALTALAVLTSAALVVAFYYPTATVLVEAVVVDGALTLSVFAEVLTDPFYFGELARLLSGESPVEVTRALLSSERRLGIVGFTAYQAVLSTVASVALGLPAAYLLARFEFPGRRTIRSLTIVPFVLPSIMVAVGFVATFGQNGTLNAALSAVGLPRVDLMFTLEAVVIAHAFYNAPLVARVTTAAWESVDASAVETARSLGAGPVRAFLDVVAPQVYPAVLTGAALTFVFTFGTFPIVLALGGFELATVEVFVYRLVRDLSYAEAAALAVVELGISLGVLLAYLRYEARNSTDTRGARPLPRRPLVPPTPSLRELLPRAGLAAYAAVAGVVFLAPIASMALASVTAGDGALTLDHYRFLVERQQTGAAFQVRPWPAIRNSLAFAAAATLLALPMGVVVAVLTTRRYRGRTLVDAAAMAPLAVSGIIVGLGLLRGLVFGVEVAGWRIAAGGTVAIVVAHAVAGYPFVVRTVSPGLAGLDRSVVESARALGASRARVIRDVELPLVWPAVVAGAAFAFAISIGEFTSTVVLATGADAYTMPVAIERFIGRRLGPATAMGVVLLVVTGLSFVVIERLGGETRGL
- a CDS encoding ABC transporter ATP-binding protein, translating into MDSEDASEVDPAVAVELDGVTKRYGDATAVEDVSLRVREGEFFTLVGPSGCGKTTTLRLIAGFEEPTAGTVRFAGESVAGVPPEDRDVGVVFQNYALFPHMTVGENVAYGLNFAAPPEGVTRDERVAGLLDLVHLPDAADRDPGSLSGGQQQRIAMARALAPGPDVLLLDEPMSALDARLRERLRAQVKEIQSELGITTVYVTHDQEEALAVSDRVAVMRDGTPEQVAAPRTVYREPATRFVAEFVGDNNAFAGGVVEAVERELAVDVDGADETLRVEVGGGTAPVPEPGDRVAFCVRPEHLRVAGDGDAGATTGDAGATSDDAENSMRATVASAEFLGETTRVTLDWGDRGLLVRAVDPLDGEVVVSFAPGDAHLIGVESRR
- a CDS encoding transposase, translating into MWAIFSLKIREKNSDQPIILICDNFSSHFAEYVDKVVNKHDLHRVALPRYSPDLNPIEQIWKSVKRDLSPLDASDLERYRELICSVFHDYADRISFAESWIDRFLSIQIL
- a CDS encoding IS630 family transposase; the encoded protein is MPGPSKDYLEHLSEEELDEAIDQAQSDKEPYLVRRLCLIKNIYLGDTLTEAATRVGVTTPTASRWVDRWNNDAVGGLRPDSGDGRPPKLDEHQRDRLQEVLKQHQPLTTHQVQQLIEDGFDVSYSQRHTSRLLNKLGLNYAIPRPESPDRPDDAEEQLEERLEAALDDLDDDTVTDGGVVVGFLDEAWPRPTDNSRRLWSFGRPTLKKETPTANFDDVVFGFYALNGTSVVSCKDDLSKESVGDFFPQDT